The Corythoichthys intestinalis isolate RoL2023-P3 chromosome 1, ASM3026506v1, whole genome shotgun sequence genome has a segment encoding these proteins:
- the wdr76 gene encoding WD repeat-containing protein 76 isoform X3, with protein METRSSKRKADAKQEKVVVPIEKVRKSVRTIQAPKRLQYSPPHAPQPRRKEHSIEHFQHEEEDSSNDENSEAEGRGLSAYELRRLENIRQKKAFLSSINLLQASHELKQSSPKRQPSQKTQTRSLPVMKEVLPSRKSRRLQNKSPEIQSLPSSVPELNKIKMPKRPTKSAGHLPRKPINMDDGNKLPPQLLQLFSEPQNQ; from the exons CAGGAGAAGGTTGTGGTCccgatagaaaaagtccgcaaaTCCGTTCGAACAATCCAGGCACCCAAGAGACTGCAATATTCTCCTCCTCATGCACCACAGCCCAGGAGGAAG GAGCACAGCATTGAACATTTTCAACATGAAGAAGAGgactcttcaaatgatgaaaATAGTGAAGCAGAG GGTCGAGGACTCTCAGCCTATGAACTGAGGCGTCTGGAGAACATCAGGCAGAAAAAAGCCTTCCTTTCTTCTATCAATCTCCTTCAG GCCTCCCATGAATTAAAACAATCATCCCCAAAACGTCAGCCATCGCAGAAGACACAGACAAG GTCACTGCCAGTGATGAAAGAAGTCCTCCCATCTCGGAAGTCGCGGCGTCTCCAAAACAAATCACCAGAAATTCAGAGTCTTCCCAGTTCAGTTCCAGAACTGAACAAAATAAAGATGCCAAAACGG CCTACAAAGTCTGCGGGGCATTTACCTAGGAAGCCCATTAACATGGATGACGGAAACAAGCTACCACCTCAACTTCTTCAACTCTTCTCAGAG CCACAAAATCAGTAA
- the wdr76 gene encoding WD repeat-containing protein 76 isoform X1 gives METRSSKRKADAKQEKVVVPIEKVRKSVRTIQAPKRLQYSPPHAPQPRRKEHSIEHFQHEEEDSSNDENSEAEGRGLSAYELRRLENIRQKKAFLSSINLLQASHELKQSSPKRQPSQKTQTRCRLTPSMMLFCGGRSLPVMKEVLPSRKSRRLQNKSPEIQSLPSSVPELNKIKMPKRPTKSAGHLPRKPINMDDGNKLPPQLLQLFSEPQNQ, from the exons CAGGAGAAGGTTGTGGTCccgatagaaaaagtccgcaaaTCCGTTCGAACAATCCAGGCACCCAAGAGACTGCAATATTCTCCTCCTCATGCACCACAGCCCAGGAGGAAG GAGCACAGCATTGAACATTTTCAACATGAAGAAGAGgactcttcaaatgatgaaaATAGTGAAGCAGAG GGTCGAGGACTCTCAGCCTATGAACTGAGGCGTCTGGAGAACATCAGGCAGAAAAAAGCCTTCCTTTCTTCTATCAATCTCCTTCAG GCCTCCCATGAATTAAAACAATCATCCCCAAAACGTCAGCCATCGCAGAAGACACAGACAAG GTGTCGTCTCACTCCCTCTATGATGCTCTTCTGTGGTGGCAGGTCACTGCCAGTGATGAAAGAAGTCCTCCCATCTCGGAAGTCGCGGCGTCTCCAAAACAAATCACCAGAAATTCAGAGTCTTCCCAGTTCAGTTCCAGAACTGAACAAAATAAAGATGCCAAAACGG CCTACAAAGTCTGCGGGGCATTTACCTAGGAAGCCCATTAACATGGATGACGGAAACAAGCTACCACCTCAACTTCTTCAACTCTTCTCAGAG CCACAAAATCAGTAA
- the wdr76 gene encoding WD repeat-containing protein 76 isoform X2: protein METRSSKRKADAKEKVVVPIEKVRKSVRTIQAPKRLQYSPPHAPQPRRKEHSIEHFQHEEEDSSNDENSEAEGRGLSAYELRRLENIRQKKAFLSSINLLQASHELKQSSPKRQPSQKTQTRCRLTPSMMLFCGGRSLPVMKEVLPSRKSRRLQNKSPEIQSLPSSVPELNKIKMPKRPTKSAGHLPRKPINMDDGNKLPPQLLQLFSEPQNQ from the exons GAGAAGGTTGTGGTCccgatagaaaaagtccgcaaaTCCGTTCGAACAATCCAGGCACCCAAGAGACTGCAATATTCTCCTCCTCATGCACCACAGCCCAGGAGGAAG GAGCACAGCATTGAACATTTTCAACATGAAGAAGAGgactcttcaaatgatgaaaATAGTGAAGCAGAG GGTCGAGGACTCTCAGCCTATGAACTGAGGCGTCTGGAGAACATCAGGCAGAAAAAAGCCTTCCTTTCTTCTATCAATCTCCTTCAG GCCTCCCATGAATTAAAACAATCATCCCCAAAACGTCAGCCATCGCAGAAGACACAGACAAG GTGTCGTCTCACTCCCTCTATGATGCTCTTCTGTGGTGGCAGGTCACTGCCAGTGATGAAAGAAGTCCTCCCATCTCGGAAGTCGCGGCGTCTCCAAAACAAATCACCAGAAATTCAGAGTCTTCCCAGTTCAGTTCCAGAACTGAACAAAATAAAGATGCCAAAACGG CCTACAAAGTCTGCGGGGCATTTACCTAGGAAGCCCATTAACATGGATGACGGAAACAAGCTACCACCTCAACTTCTTCAACTCTTCTCAGAG CCACAAAATCAGTAA